AATCCCTGGATCGACGCCAGCCTGCCTCTGGCGGAGCAAGGCCCGGCGGCCCTGCCGGCCCTGCGGCAGTGGCGCCGGACCCTCCGTGAGCAGGGACGGGACGACGGGGTGGATCTGGTCATCAACGCCGACGGCCACGCCCCCCACAGCCCCGCCTGGGTCCAGGCCCTGGACCCGCGCTTCGTGGTCGGCGCAGCGCCGATCCCCGCCGGCGACCACCCCCTCCACGCCCTCGCTCTCGATCCCCACTGGGCCAGTCCCTCCCTGGTGGAGCGCTATGCCGGCTGGATCGGCAGCAACAGCATCCGCGAACTGCACTGCCGCGTCGCCTGGGTGGACACGGCGTTCGAGCGGGTGGAGCTCCCCGCCGAGCCCGCCCCCACCGGGCTGCCGCCGGTGCTGATCGCCGTGAACGGCGAGCGGCCCGCCAAGCTCTGGCCCCTGGAGCACTGGCTGGCCCTGCTCGAGCGCCTGCAGCGGGAGATGGGACTGCCGCCCGGATCGATCGGCCTGATCGGCGGCCCTCCCCCCGCCGAGCCGCGCCAGGCCGGCGACCGGCTTGAGCGCGGCCTGCTGGCCCGTGCCGGGGTGCGGGATCTGCGCGGGCGCCTCAGCCTGCCGGCCCTGGTGGGCGCCCTGGCCCGCAGCCGGCTCTGCATCGCCGTGGATTCCGGCCCGCTGCACCT
This genomic stretch from Cyanobium gracile PCC 6307 harbors:
- a CDS encoding glycosyltransferase family 9 protein, whose product is MNTLPRLMHRFRDEDLGPRPRIVVLGAAKLGNYVVLQPLLRGLRRKYPDALIIYVGSQRTRELERLNPWIDASLPLAEQGPAALPALRQWRRTLREQGRDDGVDLVINADGHAPHSPAWVQALDPRFVVGAAPIPAGDHPLHALALDPHWASPSLVERYAGWIGSNSIRELHCRVAWVDTAFERVELPAEPAPTGLPPVLIAVNGERPAKLWPLEHWLALLERLQREMGLPPGSIGLIGGPPPAEPRQAGDRLERGLLARAGVRDLRGRLSLPALVGALARSRLCIAVDSGPLHLAAAAGCPTVALFGTDADGIGASPRDLWAPRADHVWVSRSRQRCGGCLQVRFENPACPLEHHACMDGLPPDVVWPLVQQAWQRNGTRNGAPCGRPG